The following coding sequences lie in one Salvelinus fontinalis isolate EN_2023a chromosome 21, ASM2944872v1, whole genome shotgun sequence genomic window:
- the tmem232 gene encoding transmembrane protein 232 isoform X1, with the protein MPIIKVPVVHNLGIISQTHKEDLQKILFKKAQEITITTNSKATRNPFEIKEEFIKKYNNSQGSEEQDKYNELARQLLSRSKRRAGLKCMGEGDHVQLPLAWTELLLLGLCRGKIQNDSLDSLLMSLDHAPVHPEQIPALFYLGESVLYWVCADTSQKPNLYTCEVKILKLGYLVFLRLFLFHISGNLSGYQRSKSHLHVFLKALSQCEPCYQPYPNILLSVHFMLRSGEIICGLGPFQEDSASAQEDCQEYDVNQVLWHCLLSWYCVQNNVRQLSQVAHHLIMLREELQKDNWLDCALGLMVLGEAAKSSLLCLQMLMSLHINPKTEQDGIIEENGGMSQSGCWPWQLEHIYTTVLADICQHSSNAEIQKTALLGSQTPPGYHNTDGLLKLLNHSGAEAWQLRYSAVQALVCVCRGLSGAVLQEGLRNVAWITLQEHLCQETDQRVGDAARVIEAEINVPESSLLSERGKPSSSSSASSVPASLPGQLITWRLACTLSQHYLPPTPLQLTPHTKAKKEQPPPSNRPRLEACPPLPKETLPGPASKMQHPTRHPEEYHSAPRKSKKYQTYMDFNARTDVDLMRIVEDQWQKELQIKMAEEEDAEKNELEKVQKEKEEQFKEIMRRRVEKVKKDTKPYELPGYQQTGGQI; encoded by the exons ATGCCTATAATTAAAGTTCCAGTTGTCCATAATTTGGGTATAATTTCCCAAACCCACAAAGAGGATTTGCAAAAAATACTTTTCAAAAAAGCTCAGGAAATAACAATCACAACCAATTCAAAGGCTACCAG AAACCCATTTGAAATAAAAGAGGAGTTTATCAAAAAGTACAACAATTCCCAGGGCTCTGAGGAACAAGACAAGTATAATGAGCTGGCACGACAACTACTTAGCCGAAGCAAG CGCAGAGCTGGACTGAAATGCATGGGTGAGGGCGACCACGTTCAGCTTCCTCTGGCATGGACAGAGCTGCTGTtgcttggtttgtgccgtggtaAAATTCAAAATG ATTCCCTGGATTCCCTTCTGATGTCATTGGACCATGCTCCAGTGCATCCAGAACAGATTCCTGCCCTCTTTTACCTGGGCGAGTCAGTCTTGTACTGGGTCTGTGCTGATACGTCTCAGAAGCCTAATTTGTACACCTGCGAAGTGAAGATACTCAAG CTGGGATATTTGGTCTTCTTGAGACTATTTCTCTTTCACATCTCTGGAAACCTGAGTGGATACCAAAGAAGCAAATCCCATCTTCACGTTTTTTTAAAAG CTCTGTCTCAGTGTGAGCCATGCTACCAACCGTATCCAAACATCTTGCTCTCAGTGCACTTCATGTTACGTTCAGGGGAGATCATTTGTGGACTGGGACCTTTTCAAGAGGATTCTGCATCA GCTCAGGAAGACTGTCAGGAGTATGACGTGAACCAGGTGCTCTGGCATTGTCTTCTCAGTTGGTACTGCGTACAAAACAATGTCCGCCAGCTCTCCCAAGTGGCACACCACCTCAtcatgctgagagaggagctgCAGAAAGACAACTG GTTGGACTGTGCTTTGGGATTAATGGTTCTGGGTGAGGCTGCAAAGTCCAGCTTGTTGTGCCTTCAGATGTTGATGAGTCTCCACATCAACCCAAAGACAGAGCAGGATGGGATTATAGAAGAAAAC GGAGGTATGTCTCAGAGTGGTTGCTGGCCATGGCAGTTGGAACacatctataccactgtgttaGCAGACATATGCCAGCATAGCAGCAATGCAGAGATACAGAAAACAGCTCTGCTGGGCAGTCAAACCCCTCCAGGATATCACAATACTGATGGACTGcttaaacttctgaaccact CTGGCGCCGAGGCCTGGCAGCTGCGCTACAGTGCTGTTCAGGCTTTGGTGTGCGTATGCCGAGGGCTCAGCGGAGCTGTGTTGCAGGAGGGGCTGAGGAATGTGGCCTGGATCACTCTGCAGGAACACCTGTGCcaagagacagaccagagagtcGGAGATGCCGCCCGGGTTATAGAG GCTGAAATTAATGTTCCAGAGAGCAGTCTTCTCAGTGAGAGAGGGAAGCCATCATCATCTTCCTCTGCTTCTAGCGTACCTGCTAGTCTACCTGGCCAACTGATCACCTGGAGGTTAGCATGTACCCTCTCTCAGCACTACCTGCCCCCCACGCCTCTCCAGCTCACCCCCCACACCAAGGCCAAGAAGGAACAACCACCTCCCTCCAACAGGCCTAGGCTGGAAGCCTGTCCTCCACTGCCCAAAGAAACACTCCCTGGCCCTGCCAGTAAGATGCAGCATCCAACCAGACATCCAGAGGAATATCACAGTGCCCCTAG AAAAAGTAAGAAATATCAAACTTACATGGACTTCAATGCACGTACAGATGTTGACTTGATGAGAATTGTGGAGGACCAG TGGCAAAAAGAACTACAGATCAAAATGGCAGAGGAGGAAGATGCTGAAAAGAATGAATTAGAGAAAGTACAAAAGGAAAAAGAGGAACAATTCAAAGAGATTATGAGGAGGcgggtggaaaaagtcaagaaggACACCAAACCATATGAGCTTCCCGGATATCAACAAACGGGAGGTCAAATCTGA
- the tmem232 gene encoding transmembrane protein 232 isoform X2, giving the protein MSWHDNYLAEARAGLKCMGEGDHVQLPLAWTELLLLGLCRGKIQNDSLDSLLMSLDHAPVHPEQIPALFYLGESVLYWVCADTSQKPNLYTCEVKILKLGYLVFLRLFLFHISGNLSGYQRSKSHLHVFLKALSQCEPCYQPYPNILLSVHFMLRSGEIICGLGPFQEDSASAQEDCQEYDVNQVLWHCLLSWYCVQNNVRQLSQVAHHLIMLREELQKDNWLDCALGLMVLGEAAKSSLLCLQMLMSLHINPKTEQDGIIEENGGMSQSGCWPWQLEHIYTTVLADICQHSSNAEIQKTALLGSQTPPGYHNTDGLLKLLNHSGAEAWQLRYSAVQALVCVCRGLSGAVLQEGLRNVAWITLQEHLCQETDQRVGDAARVIEAEINVPESSLLSERGKPSSSSSASSVPASLPGQLITWRLACTLSQHYLPPTPLQLTPHTKAKKEQPPPSNRPRLEACPPLPKETLPGPASKMQHPTRHPEEYHSAPRKSKKYQTYMDFNARTDVDLMRIVEDQWQKELQIKMAEEEDAEKNELEKVQKEKEEQFKEIMRRRVEKVKKDTKPYELPGYQQTGGQI; this is encoded by the exons ATGAGCTGGCACGACAACTACTTAGCCGAAGCAAG AGCTGGACTGAAATGCATGGGTGAGGGCGACCACGTTCAGCTTCCTCTGGCATGGACAGAGCTGCTGTtgcttggtttgtgccgtggtaAAATTCAAAATG ATTCCCTGGATTCCCTTCTGATGTCATTGGACCATGCTCCAGTGCATCCAGAACAGATTCCTGCCCTCTTTTACCTGGGCGAGTCAGTCTTGTACTGGGTCTGTGCTGATACGTCTCAGAAGCCTAATTTGTACACCTGCGAAGTGAAGATACTCAAG CTGGGATATTTGGTCTTCTTGAGACTATTTCTCTTTCACATCTCTGGAAACCTGAGTGGATACCAAAGAAGCAAATCCCATCTTCACGTTTTTTTAAAAG CTCTGTCTCAGTGTGAGCCATGCTACCAACCGTATCCAAACATCTTGCTCTCAGTGCACTTCATGTTACGTTCAGGGGAGATCATTTGTGGACTGGGACCTTTTCAAGAGGATTCTGCATCA GCTCAGGAAGACTGTCAGGAGTATGACGTGAACCAGGTGCTCTGGCATTGTCTTCTCAGTTGGTACTGCGTACAAAACAATGTCCGCCAGCTCTCCCAAGTGGCACACCACCTCAtcatgctgagagaggagctgCAGAAAGACAACTG GTTGGACTGTGCTTTGGGATTAATGGTTCTGGGTGAGGCTGCAAAGTCCAGCTTGTTGTGCCTTCAGATGTTGATGAGTCTCCACATCAACCCAAAGACAGAGCAGGATGGGATTATAGAAGAAAAC GGAGGTATGTCTCAGAGTGGTTGCTGGCCATGGCAGTTGGAACacatctataccactgtgttaGCAGACATATGCCAGCATAGCAGCAATGCAGAGATACAGAAAACAGCTCTGCTGGGCAGTCAAACCCCTCCAGGATATCACAATACTGATGGACTGcttaaacttctgaaccact CTGGCGCCGAGGCCTGGCAGCTGCGCTACAGTGCTGTTCAGGCTTTGGTGTGCGTATGCCGAGGGCTCAGCGGAGCTGTGTTGCAGGAGGGGCTGAGGAATGTGGCCTGGATCACTCTGCAGGAACACCTGTGCcaagagacagaccagagagtcGGAGATGCCGCCCGGGTTATAGAG GCTGAAATTAATGTTCCAGAGAGCAGTCTTCTCAGTGAGAGAGGGAAGCCATCATCATCTTCCTCTGCTTCTAGCGTACCTGCTAGTCTACCTGGCCAACTGATCACCTGGAGGTTAGCATGTACCCTCTCTCAGCACTACCTGCCCCCCACGCCTCTCCAGCTCACCCCCCACACCAAGGCCAAGAAGGAACAACCACCTCCCTCCAACAGGCCTAGGCTGGAAGCCTGTCCTCCACTGCCCAAAGAAACACTCCCTGGCCCTGCCAGTAAGATGCAGCATCCAACCAGACATCCAGAGGAATATCACAGTGCCCCTAG AAAAAGTAAGAAATATCAAACTTACATGGACTTCAATGCACGTACAGATGTTGACTTGATGAGAATTGTGGAGGACCAG TGGCAAAAAGAACTACAGATCAAAATGGCAGAGGAGGAAGATGCTGAAAAGAATGAATTAGAGAAAGTACAAAAGGAAAAAGAGGAACAATTCAAAGAGATTATGAGGAGGcgggtggaaaaagtcaagaaggACACCAAACCATATGAGCTTCCCGGATATCAACAAACGGGAGGTCAAATCTGA
- the slc25a46 gene encoding mitochondrial outer membrane protein SLC25A46: MTSRRPDNFDGLGYRGREDPAFSGGYSGRSFNNSSSVDLQNWVTTPPDIPGSRNLHFDDRTPPFEAAPAAPGTQDTLPTAPPSEQLNRFAGFGIGLASLFTENVLAHPCIVFRRQCQVNYHARCYHLSPLTALSVMYNVTKSQGPKALWKGMGSTFVVQGVTLGTEGIISECTPLPRELSHKWNPKQVIGHLVLKGLTYVVAMPFYSASLIETVQSEIIRDNPGILDCVKEGVGRVMGMGIPHSKRLLPLWGLMLPTVLHGVLHYVVSSTVQKLVLFLLRRRSPAKQPVDGSETVQTMLDAYFPELMASFVASLCADVLLYPLETVMHRLHIQGTRTIIDNTDLGFEVLPINTQYEGIRDCVNVIRREEGALGFYKGFGSIVVQYSLHAAVLQITKVIYSTLLQNA, from the exons ATGACTTCTCGGCGTCCGGACAATTTCGATGGCTTAGGTTACAGGGGTAGGGAGGATCCTGCTTTCAGTGGGGGCTACAGTGGAAGGTCATTTAATAATTCCTCTAGTGTTGACCTACAGAATTGGGTAACAACACCGCCAGATATTCCAGGTAGCCGAAATTTGCATTTTGATGACCGTACGCCCCCATTTGAAGCGGCCCCTGCAGCGCCTGGTACTCAAGATACCCTGCCCACGGCTCCTCCATCCG AGCAGTTGAACAGATTTGCTGGATTTGGTATCGGGCTTGCAAG TCTCTTTACTGAAAATGTCCTGGCTCACCCTTGCATTGTGTTTCGTCGTCAGTGCCAG GTCAATTATCATGCCAGGTGCTACCATCTGTCCCCATTGACTGCTCTCAGTGTGATGTATAATGTCACCAAGAGTCAG GGTCCTAAGGCCTTATGGAAAGGAATGGGCAGCACCTTTGTGGTACAAGGAGTCACATTGGGCACAGAAGGCATCATTAGTGAATGTACTCCACTACCACG GGAACTCTCCCACAAATGGAACCCCAAGCAAGTTATTGGGCATTTGGTTCTGAAAGG TTTGACCTATGTGGTTGCCATGCCATTTTACTCAGCTAGTCTCATTGAAACTGTGCAG AGTGAGATCATCCGGGACAACCCTGGCATCCTGGACTGTGTGAAGGAGGGTGTGGGCCGGGTCATGGGCATGGGCATCCCCCACAGCAAGCGCCTGTTGCCCCTCTGGGGCCTCATGCTCCCCACCGTGCTCCACGGGGTCCTCCACTATGTGGTGAGCTCCACCGTGCAGAAGCTAGTGCTCTTCCTCCTGCGCCGGAGGAGCCCGGCAAAACAGCCCGTGGACGGCTCAGAGACAGTCCAGACCATGCTGGACGCCTACTTCCCAGAACTCATGGCCAGTTTCGTGGCCAGTCTGTGTGCCGACGTCCTCCTCTATCCGCTGGAGACGGTGATGCACAGGCTCCACATCCAGGGCACGCGCACCATCATCGACAACACAGACCTGGGCTTTGAGGTCCTGCCCATCAACACGCAGTATGAGGGTATCAGGGACTGTGTGAATGTGATCCGGCGAGAGGAGGGAGCCCTGGGATTCTACAAAGGCTTCGGCTCCATCGTGGTGCAGTACTCGCTACACGCCGCCGTGCTGCAGATCACCAAGGTGATCTATTCCACCTTGCTGCAAAACGCTTAA